TTTCGTAGATTGCACAGGCCAGAAGCGTGGCCATGGCGCCGCCGAGGCTGTGACCAGTAACAAAAATACGTTTGGATTCACCATCAGGATCCTTAATATGATTATTGCAATAACTCTCAACAACCGGCCACAGATACTCCAAGGCCTGCAAAAACCCATGATGCGCCGAACCAACGCTCGCGAGCGCTTTCGGACAGGGATGCTTGGAGAATTTACTGTTCAGATCCATGTCATGACTGCTCTCGGTTCCGCGCACTGCAATCATGATGGTGTCCCTGTTGGTGGCCATGAAGGCCTGGCTGTCCGTGGGATTTTCAACGACATTATCTCGACCGATGAATTGCATGTCATGGTAGTGCCAGGAATAGGGCATCTCGTGCAGCACCATGTCCATCCAGTCCGCGTTTACCCTGTACGGCCTGACGCGCTGGGTGCGGAGGTTGTCCAGAGTGTACAAAATCGTATGGTCATAGGGAGCCCTCTCGCCGTCCGGCAGCCCGGATTTGCTCCTGGTGTCGGGGTCCGCGTAGGCCAGGGCGGAGAACGCCCCCAGATTGTTCGCGGTGATGCTGTCCCAGTCATCGGCGGCGCCGACCCGGGACGTGACCAGGGCGGGAATCCAGCAAAAAAGCGGCGCGAGCTCCAGCAGATAGCTCGTCTGTAGGTTGCCGCATTTCGGGCATCGTTGCTCCTTTTCCGTCAAAAGGAAGCGCATGGCGCAACGCTGCTTGGGCCGGGTCTCCTCCATTTTGTCCTCGATTCGCTCCACCCTGCGGGGCAGGTTGAGTGTGCCGTGGCTGACGCGATGGTAGTTCCAGCCGGAACGCAGCTCCTCGGACAGCGCCTGCTCATTCGGGCGCAGGCCATTGGCGGCCGAGGCCTTGAGTGCCTTGTGCGCGATGATGTCCGCCGCCAAGGTCAGCTGGTCCCATTCCTCGTCGCCGGGGTAACCGTGAGGTTTCTCCTGCGGAAGGGGCTTGAACTCCAGATATGCCCACCCCCGATCCATCCGGCACAAGTCGAGGGAAGAAGCACCCTTGGCATAGATATGCTCACCAAGGGGTAAGCCGTCGGCATCATAAGCTACGATCCGCAAATCCCCGACCTCTTCACCTGTCTCGGGATGAACAAGCTCGGTGATGGGCGTGTTTTCGAAATCTACGATCTTAAGCCGCAGGCAGCGCCTTTTAAAACATCGTATCGGGACAATCTGCATGATGCATCCTCCTTACCCGCTTACTGTTTAAGAAAATCCGGCAATTCCCACACGTCTTCTGAAGCAAGATAAGTTAGCTGATCTGGGGTTAGTTTAATTGTTTTTTGTTTTTTTTGTTTTAATTTTGCGTCTCCTTCAGTTAATACATATGAGTTGCCATTTTTTTCTATTGACCAGTATAAATATCTTGTAATAGACGAATCTATTAATAATACTTTGTCATTATTGTATTTAATTTTTTTATCAAATGAATTAATTGATCTCTTATTAATGTCATAATAATTTCTCTTTAAGTATAAAAAACTATTTTTAGATATTAATATACTTATTTTTCCATAATCTTTCAAATAAAATCCAACAGATGGAGTTGCGGACATATGAGTAGCTCCTCGAGACCTTGGATTGTTACATTTATAAGATCTCCTTTTCTCGATATATTTTCTATCTGGATATATTTTTTTGTAATCAAACTCAGAAACATCACAGACAAGAAACGATTCGTTCTGGCCGTCTTCAATTTTTTTCTGCTT
This sequence is a window from Desulfomicrobium apsheronum. Protein-coding genes within it:
- a CDS encoding lipase family protein — its product is MQIVPIRCFKRRCLRLKIVDFENTPITELVHPETGEEVGDLRIVAYDADGLPLGEHIYAKGASSLDLCRMDRGWAYLEFKPLPQEKPHGYPGDEEWDQLTLAADIIAHKALKASAANGLRPNEQALSEELRSGWNYHRVSHGTLNLPRRVERIEDKMEETRPKQRCAMRFLLTEKEQRCPKCGNLQTSYLLELAPLFCWIPALVTSRVGAADDWDSITANNLGAFSALAYADPDTRSKSGLPDGERAPYDHTILYTLDNLRTQRVRPYRVNADWMDMVLHEMPYSWHYHDMQFIGRDNVVENPTDSQAFMATNRDTIMIAVRGTESSHDMDLNSKFSKHPCPKALASVGSAHHGFLQALEYLWPVVESYCNNHIKDPDGESKRIFVTGHSLGGAMATLLACAIYENFPKNPVTLYTYASPRVGDIEFARHWNHLVPHLRHVYRNDIIPAVPPAVLGYRHFGHLQQMSLAKFESKTSPWIGDYGLHQVESAIERKRRYKGDNAPWGPAESTGYWTTDNSFSELFQQEMRKTLSPMSGLKDVSGIRFHFMASEHIPFLQQELRQRYEYARSGRPLLSRHIPADRLDRNDDFNQELLAYMRSVTLAELLDRHVSELVSRKTLEDEIIRFCRDTVQLGEMARQEQDAERRAKAAKSCHARRFETPLEVSSVLEMKEGLPPGSLQAACEAEALGAQGVAEDFMRQCVARENLAFA